From a region of the Macadamia integrifolia cultivar HAES 741 unplaced genomic scaffold, SCU_Mint_v3 scaffold1102, whole genome shotgun sequence genome:
- the LOC122062764 gene encoding protein yippee-like produces MGRLFVISLEGNIYSCKHCQTHLALFEDIVSKSFHCKHGKAYLFNKVVNVSVGENEERMMTTGLHTVADIFCVGCGSIVGWKYESAHEKGQKYKEGKFILERFKVSGPDGSNYWVSHEAQVGGSDADDA; encoded by the exons ATGGGTAGACTTTTTGTTATCAGTTTGGAAGGTAACATCTATAGTTGCAAACACTGCCAAACCCATCTCGCTTTATTTGAAGACATCGTTTCCAAG TCTTTCCACTGCAAGCATGGGAAGGCTTATCTCTTCAATAAagt TGTGAATGTCTCAGTTGGGGAGAACGAAGAGAGGATGATGACAACTGGATTGCATACTGTTGCTGACATTTTCTGTGTAGGATGTGGGTCAATTGTCGGATGGAAATAT GAGTCTGCACATGAGAAGGGTCAGAAGTACAAGGAAGGAAAATTCATCCTTGAGAG GTTTAAGGTATCAGGACCTGATGGAAGCAATTACTGGGTTAGTCATGAAGCTCAGGTTGGTGGAAGTGATGCTGATGATGCTTGA